The Haloplanus sp. CK5-1 genome contains a region encoding:
- a CDS encoding metallophosphoesterase: MLVVCSDTHGTDDPRLTGRTREALAAADLAIHAGDFTTPSVLDGFRERADRLVAVHGNADTAAVRERLPSAATTTYAGVRIAVTHTERGGATARSLFGRQRGAALVVTGHTHRPSVDAPETGPVLLNPGSYADPRGNRPGHAELWTPGGDDRPAGVTPFDANADADADVGLVGVLRTPDGDVLDRFRVG; encoded by the coding sequence ATGCTCGTCGTCTGCTCCGACACGCACGGCACCGACGACCCCCGACTGACCGGTCGGACCCGCGAGGCCCTCGCCGCCGCCGACCTCGCGATCCACGCCGGCGACTTCACGACGCCCTCGGTCCTCGACGGTTTCCGGGAACGCGCCGACCGACTGGTCGCCGTCCACGGCAACGCCGACACCGCCGCCGTCCGGGAGCGACTCCCCTCGGCCGCCACCACGACCTACGCCGGCGTTCGGATCGCGGTCACGCACACGGAGCGCGGCGGCGCGACCGCCCGCTCCCTCTTCGGCCGACAGCGCGGCGCGGCCCTCGTCGTCACCGGCCACACCCACCGTCCGTCGGTCGACGCCCCCGAGACGGGTCCGGTGCTCCTGAATCCGGGGAGCTACGCCGACCCGCGGGGGAACCGCCCGGGCCACGCCGAACTGTGGACGCCGGGGGGCGACGACCGACCGGCCGGGGTCACCCCGTTCGACGCGAACGCGGACGCCGACGCCGACGTGGGGCTCGTCGGTGTGCTTCGAACCCCGGACGGCGACGTCCTCGACCGGTTTCGCGTCGGCTGA